One Mycolicibacterium sarraceniae genomic window carries:
- the carB gene encoding carbamoyl-phosphate synthase large subunit, with translation MPRRTDLNHILVIGSGPIVIGQACEFDYSGTQACRVLRAEGLTVSLVNSNPATIMTDPEYADYTYVEPITSAFVEKVIAQQAARGNKIDAVLATLGGQTALNTAVALHNDGVLEKYGVEMIGADFDAIQRGEDRQKFKDIVAKVGGESAKSAVCYTMAEVRETVAELGLPVVVRPSFTMGGLGSGMAHSLEDVERMAGDGLAASPSANVLIEESIYGWKEYELELMRDHHDNVVVVCSIENVDPMGVHTGDSVTVAPAMTLTDREYQTMRDLGIAILREVGVDTGGCNIQFAVDPKDGRLIVIEMNPRVSRSSALASKATGFPIAKIAAKLAIGYTLDEIVNDITKKTPACFEPTLDYVVVKAPRFAFEKFPGADPTLTTTMKSVGEAMSLGRNFIEALGKVMRSLETTRAGFWTGPDDDGSVPDILDRLRTPTEGRLYDIELALRLGAGVEEVAEASGVDPWFVEQVACLVALRRELIEAPVLDEDLLRRSKHNGLSDRQIASLRTELAGEAGVRALRQRLGIHPVFKTVDTCAAEFEAKTPYHYSSYELDPAAETEVVPQTDRPKVLILGSGPNRIGQGIEFDYSCVHAATTLSEAGFETVMVNCNPETVSTDYDTADRLYFEPLTFEDVLEVYHAESQSGQGGPGVAGVIVQLGGQTPLGLAQRLADAGVPIVGTRPEAIDLAEDRGRFGDVLKSAGLPAPKFGTATSFEQAREIAARIGYPVLVRPSYVLGGRGMEIVYDEQTLHGYITRATQLSPEHPVLVDRFLEDAIEIDVDALCDGTEVYIGGVMEHIEEAGIHSGDSACALPPVTLGRSDIEAVRRATEAIAHGVGVVGLLNVQYALKDDVLYVLEANPRASRTVPFVSKATAIPLAKACARVMLGASISQLRAEGVLAASGDGATPSPNAPIAVKEAVLPFHRFRKADGSAIDSLLGPEMKSTGEVMGIDRDFGSAFAKSQTAAYGSLPSTGTIFVSVANRDKRSLVFPVKRLADLGFRVLATEGTAEMLRRNGIPCGVVRKHFEEPGEGRPAMSAVDAILAGDIDMVINTPYGNSGPRIDGYEIRSAAVAMNVPCITTVQGASAAVQGIEAGMRGDIDVRSLQELHATLGHD, from the coding sequence ATGCCACGCCGGACCGACCTCAACCACATTCTCGTCATCGGCTCGGGGCCGATCGTCATCGGCCAGGCCTGCGAGTTCGACTACTCGGGCACCCAGGCCTGCCGGGTGTTACGCGCCGAGGGACTGACCGTCAGCCTGGTCAACTCGAACCCGGCGACGATCATGACCGATCCGGAGTACGCCGACTACACCTACGTCGAGCCCATCACCTCGGCGTTCGTCGAGAAGGTCATCGCCCAGCAGGCCGCGCGCGGTAACAAGATCGATGCCGTGCTGGCCACCCTGGGCGGTCAGACCGCGCTGAACACCGCTGTCGCCCTGCACAATGACGGCGTCCTCGAAAAGTACGGCGTCGAGATGATCGGCGCCGACTTCGACGCCATCCAGCGCGGTGAGGACCGGCAGAAGTTCAAGGACATCGTCGCGAAAGTCGGCGGCGAGTCGGCGAAGTCGGCCGTCTGCTACACGATGGCCGAGGTACGCGAGACCGTCGCCGAGCTGGGCCTGCCCGTCGTGGTTCGCCCGTCGTTCACCATGGGCGGGCTGGGATCGGGCATGGCGCATTCGCTCGAGGACGTCGAGCGGATGGCAGGCGACGGCCTGGCGGCATCCCCGTCGGCGAACGTGCTGATCGAGGAATCCATCTACGGGTGGAAGGAATACGAGCTCGAGCTGATGCGCGACCACCACGACAACGTGGTGGTGGTGTGCTCGATCGAGAACGTCGACCCGATGGGGGTGCACACCGGTGACTCGGTGACTGTCGCCCCGGCGATGACGCTCACCGACCGCGAATACCAGACCATGCGGGACCTGGGCATCGCGATCCTGCGCGAGGTCGGGGTGGATACCGGCGGCTGCAACATCCAGTTCGCGGTGGACCCGAAAGACGGCCGGCTCATCGTCATCGAGATGAACCCGCGGGTGTCACGCTCGAGTGCGTTGGCCTCCAAGGCCACCGGATTCCCGATCGCCAAGATCGCCGCCAAGCTCGCGATCGGCTACACGCTCGACGAGATCGTCAACGACATCACCAAGAAAACCCCGGCCTGTTTCGAGCCCACACTGGACTACGTCGTGGTCAAGGCGCCGCGGTTCGCATTCGAGAAGTTCCCCGGTGCCGACCCGACGCTGACCACCACGATGAAATCGGTGGGCGAGGCGATGTCCTTGGGCCGCAACTTCATCGAAGCGCTGGGCAAGGTGATGCGCTCACTGGAGACCACTCGCGCCGGGTTCTGGACCGGGCCCGACGACGACGGTTCGGTGCCCGACATCCTGGACCGGTTGCGCACCCCGACCGAAGGGCGGCTCTACGACATCGAATTGGCGCTGCGGCTCGGCGCCGGCGTCGAAGAGGTTGCCGAAGCCTCCGGTGTCGACCCGTGGTTCGTCGAGCAGGTGGCGTGCCTGGTCGCGTTGCGCCGGGAATTGATCGAAGCGCCGGTGCTCGACGAGGACCTGCTGCGGCGGTCCAAGCACAACGGGTTGTCCGATCGTCAGATCGCCTCGCTGCGAACCGAATTGGCCGGTGAAGCCGGTGTGCGGGCACTGCGCCAGCGCCTTGGCATCCATCCGGTGTTCAAGACCGTCGACACCTGCGCGGCCGAGTTTGAGGCCAAAACGCCCTACCACTACTCCAGCTATGAGCTGGACCCCGCAGCCGAGACCGAGGTGGTGCCGCAGACCGATCGGCCGAAGGTGCTGATCCTGGGATCGGGCCCCAACCGCATCGGTCAGGGCATCGAGTTCGACTACAGCTGTGTGCACGCGGCGACCACGTTGAGCGAGGCCGGGTTCGAGACCGTCATGGTCAACTGCAACCCCGAAACGGTGTCGACGGACTACGACACCGCCGACCGGCTGTACTTCGAACCGCTGACCTTCGAGGACGTCCTGGAGGTCTACCACGCCGAATCGCAGTCAGGACAGGGCGGTCCGGGGGTGGCCGGGGTGATCGTGCAGCTCGGCGGGCAGACCCCGCTGGGGCTGGCACAGCGGCTGGCCGACGCCGGCGTGCCGATCGTCGGCACCCGGCCCGAGGCGATCGACCTCGCTGAGGACCGCGGACGCTTCGGTGATGTGCTGAAGAGCGCAGGGTTGCCGGCACCGAAGTTCGGCACGGCCACCAGCTTCGAGCAGGCCCGCGAGATCGCCGCCCGCATCGGCTATCCGGTCCTGGTGCGGCCGTCGTACGTGCTCGGCGGGCGCGGGATGGAGATCGTCTACGACGAACAGACATTGCACGGGTACATCACCCGGGCCACCCAGCTCTCACCCGAGCATCCGGTGCTGGTCGACCGGTTCCTCGAGGACGCGATCGAGATCGACGTCGACGCTCTCTGCGACGGCACCGAGGTCTACATCGGTGGTGTGATGGAGCACATCGAGGAGGCCGGTATTCACTCCGGTGACTCGGCGTGTGCGCTGCCGCCAGTGACGTTGGGCCGCAGCGATATCGAAGCGGTCCGGCGAGCCACCGAGGCGATCGCACACGGCGTCGGCGTGGTCGGACTGCTCAACGTGCAGTACGCGCTCAAGGACGATGTGCTCTACGTGCTGGAGGCCAATCCGCGGGCCAGCCGGACCGTTCCCTTCGTCTCGAAGGCCACCGCGATCCCACTGGCCAAGGCCTGCGCGCGAGTCATGCTCGGCGCCAGTATCTCCCAACTGCGAGCCGAAGGTGTGCTGGCGGCGAGCGGGGACGGCGCGACACCGTCGCCGAACGCGCCGATCGCGGTGAAGGAGGCGGTGCTGCCGTTCCACCGGTTCCGCAAGGCCGACGGCTCGGCCATCGACTCGCTGCTCGGACCGGAGATGAAGTCGACCGGTGAGGTGATGGGCATCGACCGCGATTTCGGCAGTGCGTTCGCCAAGAGCCAGACCGCGGCGTACGGATCGTTGCCGAGCACCGGCACGATCTTCGTCTCGGTGGCCAACCGCGACAAGCGCTCGCTGGTGTTCCCGGTCAAGCGGCTCGCCGATCTGGGTTTCCGAGTACTGGCCACCGAGGGTACCGCGGAGATGCTGCGCCGCAACGGGATTCCCTGCGGCGTGGTGCGCAAGCACTTCGAGGAACCGGGCGAAGGCCGACCCGCCATGTCTGCGGTGGACGCGATTCTCGCCGGTGACATCGACATGGTGATCAACACCCCGTACGGCAACTCGGGCCCGCGCATCGATGGCTACGAGATCCGCTCGGCCGCGGTGGCGATGAATGTCCCGTGCATCACCACCGTCCAGGGCGCCTCGGCAGCCGTGCAGGGCATCGAAGCCGGTATGCGCGGTGACATCGACGTGCGCTCGCTGCAGGAGTTGCACGCCACCCTGGGTCATGACTGA
- the carA gene encoding glutamine-hydrolyzing carbamoyl-phosphate synthase small subunit, protein MTGKAQLILEDGRVYTGTEFGAVGETLGEAVFSTGMSGYQETLTDPSYHRQIVVATAPQIGNTGWNDEDSESRGDKIWVAGYVVRDPSPRASNWRATGTLDDELARQHIVGIAGVDTRAVVRHLRSQGSMKAGVFSGPALADTEELLHRVRSQPAMLGADLAGQVSTTQSYIVEPEGAHRFTVVALDLGIKTNTPRNFANRGIRTHVLSSAATFAQIAELKPDGVFLSNGPGDPATADHIVGVTREVLGAEIPLFGICFGNQILGRALGRSTYKMVFGHRGVNVPVIDHATGTVAITAQNHGFALEGEAGEHFSTDFGPALVSHSCANDGVVEGIRLANGKAFSVQYHPEAAAGPHDANYLFDQFVDLMDEGKR, encoded by the coding sequence GTGACGGGTAAAGCCCAGCTGATATTGGAGGACGGGCGGGTCTACACCGGCACCGAATTCGGTGCGGTCGGAGAGACTCTCGGCGAAGCGGTGTTCTCCACCGGGATGTCCGGCTACCAGGAGACGCTGACCGACCCCAGCTATCACCGCCAGATCGTGGTGGCCACTGCCCCGCAGATCGGCAACACCGGCTGGAACGACGAGGACTCCGAGAGCCGCGGCGACAAGATCTGGGTGGCCGGCTACGTCGTGCGTGACCCCTCGCCGCGGGCGTCGAACTGGCGGGCCACCGGGACACTGGACGACGAGCTCGCGCGCCAGCACATCGTCGGCATCGCCGGGGTCGACACCCGCGCAGTCGTGCGCCACCTGCGCTCCCAGGGCTCGATGAAGGCCGGGGTGTTCTCCGGGCCTGCGCTGGCCGACACCGAGGAACTGCTGCACCGGGTGCGCAGCCAGCCCGCCATGCTCGGTGCTGACCTCGCTGGGCAGGTCAGCACCACGCAGAGCTACATCGTGGAACCCGAAGGTGCGCATCGGTTCACCGTCGTCGCGCTCGACCTCGGCATCAAGACCAACACGCCGCGCAACTTCGCCAACCGCGGCATCCGAACCCACGTGCTCTCGTCGGCGGCCACGTTCGCCCAGATCGCCGAGCTGAAGCCGGACGGGGTGTTCCTGTCCAACGGCCCGGGCGACCCGGCCACCGCCGACCACATCGTCGGGGTGACCCGCGAAGTCCTGGGTGCCGAAATCCCGCTTTTCGGAATCTGTTTCGGCAACCAAATCCTGGGGCGGGCGCTGGGACGGTCCACCTACAAGATGGTGTTCGGCCACCGCGGTGTCAACGTGCCGGTGATCGATCACGCCACCGGCACGGTCGCGATCACCGCGCAGAACCACGGGTTCGCGCTGGAAGGTGAGGCCGGTGAGCATTTCAGCACCGACTTCGGCCCCGCGCTGGTCAGCCACAGCTGCGCCAACGATGGCGTCGTCGAAGGCATCAGACTCGCCAACGGGAAGGCTTTTTCGGTGCAGTACCACCCGGAGGCCGCGGCCGGACCGCACGACGCGAACTACCTGTTCGACCAATTCGTGGACCTGATGGACGAGGGGAAGCGCTAA
- a CDS encoding PH-like domain-containing protein — protein MNTGTAIGAYIFAFVIVVIIGVLIGRMLRGWKHRAKRQMALLGELPSMPDLLSSAIVAPTRGLYVGTTLAGNWLERIAAGDLGFRSKAVLTRYPEGILLERSGATPIWIPQDAIAGIRAERALAGKVAGILAIRWRLRSGTEVDTGFRGDDRRDYARWTTTGEAA, from the coding sequence GTGAACACCGGAACGGCGATCGGGGCGTACATCTTCGCTTTCGTCATCGTCGTGATCATCGGCGTGCTGATCGGGCGCATGCTGCGGGGCTGGAAACACCGCGCCAAGCGGCAGATGGCACTGCTGGGTGAACTGCCGTCGATGCCCGATCTGCTGAGCTCGGCCATTGTCGCCCCGACCAGAGGCCTCTACGTGGGCACCACCTTGGCGGGCAATTGGCTGGAGCGGATTGCCGCCGGCGACTTGGGTTTCCGGTCCAAAGCGGTGCTGACCCGCTACCCCGAGGGGATTTTGCTCGAGCGCTCCGGGGCGACGCCCATCTGGATTCCGCAGGACGCGATCGCCGGCATCCGCGCCGAGCGGGCACTGGCCGGAAAAGTGGCAGGCATCTTGGCGATTCGCTGGCGGTTGCGCTCGGGCACCGAGGTTGACACAGGCTTTCGCGGCGACGACCGCCGCGACTATGCACGATGGACGACAACAGGAGAAGCAGCGTGA
- a CDS encoding dihydroorotase — protein MSVLIRGVRLYGEGGQVDVLVGDGQIAEIGPKLEAPNDADVIDATGQVLLPGFVDLHAHLREPGREYAEDIETGSAAAALGGYTAVFAMANTDPVADSPVVTDHVWRRGQQVGLVDVHPVGAVTVGLEGKQLTEMGLMAAGVAQVKMFSDDGVCVDDPLVMRRALEYATGLGVLIAQHAEEPRLTVGAVAHEGPNAAKLGLAGWPRAAEESIVARDALLARDAGARVHICHASTAGTVELIKWAKQQGISITAEVTPHHLLLDDSRLAGYDGVNRVNPPLREASDAQALRQALADGVLDCVATDHAPHAEQEKCCEFSHARPGMLGLQTALSVVVETMVATGLLDWRGVARVMSENPARLVGLDDQGRPLEVGEPANLVVVDPAGTWVVEGSELASRSANTPFAAMTLPATVTATLLRGTVTARDGKSPA, from the coding sequence ATGAGCGTGTTAATTCGCGGCGTCCGGTTGTACGGCGAGGGCGGCCAGGTCGACGTCCTGGTGGGCGACGGGCAGATCGCCGAGATCGGCCCGAAGCTCGAGGCGCCGAACGATGCCGACGTCATCGACGCCACCGGTCAGGTGTTGCTGCCCGGCTTCGTCGACCTGCACGCCCATCTGCGCGAGCCCGGCCGGGAATACGCCGAAGATATCGAAACCGGTTCGGCTGCAGCCGCATTGGGTGGCTACACCGCCGTGTTCGCAATGGCCAACACCGATCCGGTCGCCGACAGCCCGGTGGTCACCGATCACGTCTGGCGGCGCGGTCAGCAGGTGGGCCTGGTCGACGTGCATCCGGTGGGTGCGGTCACGGTGGGGCTGGAAGGTAAGCAGCTCACCGAAATGGGCTTGATGGCCGCCGGTGTGGCGCAGGTCAAGATGTTCTCCGACGACGGTGTCTGCGTCGACGACCCACTGGTGATGCGCCGGGCGCTGGAGTACGCGACCGGGCTCGGGGTGCTGATCGCCCAGCACGCCGAGGAGCCGCGACTGACCGTCGGCGCCGTCGCTCACGAAGGCCCCAACGCCGCCAAGCTCGGGCTGGCCGGCTGGCCACGCGCCGCCGAAGAGTCCATCGTCGCCCGTGACGCGCTGCTGGCTCGCGATGCCGGTGCCCGGGTGCACATCTGCCACGCGTCGACCGCCGGAACTGTCGAGCTCATCAAATGGGCTAAGCAGCAAGGTATTTCGATCACCGCCGAGGTCACGCCACACCACCTGCTGCTCGACGACAGCCGGCTGGCCGGCTACGACGGGGTGAATCGGGTGAACCCGCCGCTGCGGGAGGCCTCCGACGCCCAGGCGCTGCGTCAGGCGCTGGCCGACGGGGTGCTCGACTGTGTGGCCACCGACCACGCGCCGCACGCCGAGCAGGAGAAGTGTTGTGAGTTCTCCCATGCGCGCCCGGGCATGCTCGGCCTGCAGACCGCGCTGTCGGTGGTCGTCGAGACGATGGTGGCCACCGGCCTGCTGGATTGGCGCGGTGTGGCGCGGGTGATGAGCGAGAACCCAGCCCGCCTTGTCGGACTGGACGATCAGGGCCGTCCACTGGAGGTGGGGGAGCCCGCCAACCTGGTCGTCGTCGACCCGGCCGGCACCTGGGTGGTCGAGGGCTCGGAGCTGGCCAGCCGGTCAGCCAATACCCCGTTCGCGGCAATGACGCTGCCGGCGACGGTCACCGCGACACTGTTGCGGGGCACTGTGACAGCGCGGGACGGGAAGAGCCCAGCGTGA
- a CDS encoding aspartate carbamoyltransferase catalytic subunit, whose amino-acid sequence MTIRHLLSAGDLTRDQATAILDDADRFRQALLGREVKKLPTLRGRTIITMFYENSTRTRVSFEVAGKWMSADVINVSSSGSSVAKGESLRDTALTLRAAGADALIIRHPASGAAQQLAEWTLEDDGTGPCVINAGDGTHEHPTQALLDALTLRQRLGGIEGRRVVIVGDILHSRVARSNVSLLSTLGAEVVLVSPPTLLPVGVQDWPVTVSHDLDAELPGADAVMMLRVQAERMNGGFFPSEREYSIRYGLSDRRRAVLPGHAVVLHPGPMLRGMEISFAAADSSQSAVLQQVSNGVHVRMAVLFHLLIGTDEAVSV is encoded by the coding sequence ATGACGATCCGGCATCTGCTCTCGGCGGGCGATCTGACCCGCGATCAGGCCACCGCGATCCTCGACGACGCTGACCGGTTCCGGCAGGCGCTGCTGGGGCGCGAGGTCAAGAAGCTGCCGACACTGCGCGGGCGCACGATCATCACAATGTTCTACGAGAACTCCACCCGCACCCGGGTGTCGTTCGAGGTCGCCGGCAAATGGATGAGCGCCGACGTGATCAACGTCAGCTCGTCGGGATCCTCGGTGGCCAAGGGGGAGTCGCTGCGCGACACCGCGCTGACGCTGCGCGCGGCCGGCGCCGATGCGCTGATCATCCGCCACCCGGCTTCGGGTGCGGCGCAACAGCTCGCGGAGTGGACGCTGGAGGACGACGGCACCGGGCCCTGCGTGATCAACGCTGGTGACGGCACCCACGAGCACCCCACCCAGGCGCTGCTGGACGCGCTGACGCTGCGCCAACGTCTCGGGGGCATCGAGGGCCGCCGGGTGGTGATCGTCGGCGATATTCTGCACAGCCGGGTGGCCCGCTCGAACGTGTCGCTGCTGTCCACGCTGGGTGCCGAGGTGGTGCTGGTCTCACCGCCCACCCTGCTACCGGTGGGGGTGCAGGACTGGCCGGTGACGGTGTCGCACGATCTGGACGCCGAACTGCCGGGTGCCGATGCGGTGATGATGCTGCGGGTACAGGCCGAGCGGATGAACGGCGGGTTCTTCCCGTCGGAGCGGGAGTATTCGATCCGCTACGGGTTGTCCGATCGCCGGCGGGCGGTACTGCCTGGCCATGCGGTGGTGCTACACCCCGGCCCGATGCTGCGCGGTATGGAGATCTCCTTCGCCGCCGCGGATTCATCGCAATCAGCTGTGCTGCAACAGGTTTCCAACGGTGTTCACGTGCGGATGGCGGTGCTGTTCCATCTGCTGATCGGCACGGACGAGGCGGTCTCGGTATGA
- the pyrR gene encoding bifunctional pyr operon transcriptional regulator/uracil phosphoribosyltransferase PyrR: MSGADVGRTVSRIAHQIIEKTALDAPDAPRVVLLGIPTRGVTLANRLAEKIVEFAGVTVGCGGLDITLYRDDLDFKPPRALEKTSIPTGGIDGALVILVDDVLYTGRSVRSALDALRDIGRPKVVQLAVLVDRGHRELPLRADYVGKNVPTSRSENVKVRLVEDDGVEGIWIAPQGGPTR; the protein is encoded by the coding sequence ATGTCCGGTGCGGACGTCGGTAGAACCGTTTCCCGCATCGCCCATCAGATCATCGAAAAGACGGCGCTCGACGCCCCCGACGCGCCCCGCGTCGTCCTCCTCGGCATTCCCACCCGCGGTGTCACGCTGGCCAACCGGTTGGCCGAAAAGATCGTCGAGTTCGCCGGCGTCACGGTCGGCTGCGGCGGCCTGGACATCACGCTGTACCGCGATGACCTGGACTTCAAGCCGCCCCGTGCGCTGGAGAAAACGTCGATTCCGACGGGCGGGATCGACGGCGCCCTGGTGATCCTGGTCGATGACGTGCTCTACACCGGGCGTTCGGTGCGCTCGGCCCTGGACGCCCTGCGCGATATCGGCCGGCCGAAGGTGGTGCAGCTGGCCGTCCTGGTCGACCGCGGCCATCGCGAACTGCCGCTGCGGGCGGATTACGTCGGCAAGAACGTGCCCACCTCGCGCAGCGAGAACGTCAAGGTGCGCCTGGTCGAGGACGACGGCGTCGAAGGTATCTGGATCGCACCCCAGGGAGGTCCCACCCGATGA